Proteins found in one Crassostrea angulata isolate pt1a10 chromosome 3, ASM2561291v2, whole genome shotgun sequence genomic segment:
- the LOC128176298 gene encoding guanine nucleotide exchange protein smcr8a-like, protein MFGADLPYNMYIQEEESKVNDGWNFDLEDYLAPHSQVPHPWNRQTAGESHLDMDFILVAEFSELEGPREVLTIPRGGSSNFNITDFSVRIMSLDHQTTTKQGFHLIDDSQVTFSEIKDSVFAFVHHFALYDRHARGYVRPFAISYITPDSRKLLQFYEEISQQMKKVVRYLKYGNKLVFKNSLEMHLMDLHYTKAEMLLRMRSRKSSHQVSDEDVCYKNLRTLEANITETQNVLHTIKLSLVDKKLEHRFARLEEKAKIETPRVKSDSWSLQEWEEIEATYSVSNVSGSYDGSTLSDNTTGWTLFPDTRYYRPKTVKISSGRQFDIHLQGLHELCSWGHREGMQKLRHLYQFFKRDMAVLQVESNDKTFIDPGPSALYFGEDCIGVNLLTGVDKKCMGCHCLQADIPGLLFNKCSSIESLSFKSAASSFRSVNDDDAESMKSAISATGSPVVNFGLYNENDVPNTFELEKDSIDLYSNNEFIRHLTFKIQQLDIDISKDEPMGSIENAEDSTTIDNVKKFVESCGDGNKERSLDDVEKSEKGNGAISEMVVSTSTLLGEDFEERSSGTSDHEDFTCECDLSDVETEGMRDRLHTLTAENVGQLEYEKEAKNEKEAGSIKIAPEIEKTSVLAQSIKNESMLERDSEGMTSYYLIRQNIENLIPVDFDSPEQESTLFTPNADNNSPDADNLACGFGILHIMTKYASIKHVIYSILIGRSVIVVGTPDLEGEVKNIVNALKIFLTSYHRNHKSFIPWTKCLPSLYKMTDLKLVGVCRPERKPFDRFIPSAIKKLCTVFDVKRREIFCPVYQGYYLSLLDNRVRNYKMEEMLTTLIKSIMVEISSKAFIYFHSFCIGPAGVGRQDYKFLQQQSSSFQRRVSNFMAKIGVHDSDAHIIEFLCETIKQQLIQDHFQTRASVSHMPERPLATHNDLCCQMMKC, encoded by the exons ATGTTTGGGGCAGACCTTCCGTACAACATGTACATACAGGAAGAAGAGTCCAAGGTCAACGACGGCTGGAACTTTGACCTTGAGGACTACCTGGCCCCCCACAGTCAGGTGCCCCACCCCTGGAACCGACAGACCGCGGGAGAGTCACACTTAGATATGGACTTCATACTTGTGGCAGAGTTTTCTGAACTAGAAGGACCAAGAGAGGTG TTGACAATTCCAAGAGGAGGGTCTAGTAATTTCAACATCACAGATTTCTCTGTCAGAATTATGTCCCTTGATCACCAGACCACAACTAAGCA AGGTTTCCATCTTATAGATGATTCTCAAGTCACATTTTCTGAGATCAAAGACAGCGTGTTTGCCTTT GTTCACCATTTTGCTTTGTATGACCGCCATGCTCGTGGCTATGTCCGACCCTTTGCCATCAGCTACATTACCCCCGATAGCAG AAAATTGCTTCAGTTTTATGAAGAAATTAGCCAGCAGATGAAGAAG gtTGTGAGGTACTTGAAATACGGAAATAAACTGGTGTTTAAGAATAGCTTAGAAATGCATCTGATGGACCTCCACTATACAAAAG CTGAGATGCTGTTAAGGATGAGATCACGGAAATCTTCGCACCAAGTGAGCGATGAAGATGTCTGCTACAAGAATCTTAGAACTCTGGAGGCCAATATCACAGAGACGCAGAATGTCCTTCACACCATCAAACTATCACTG GTGGATAAAAAATTAGAGCACAGGTTTGCGCGTCTTGAAGAGAAGGCAAAAATTGAAACACCACGAGTGAAGTCTGATTCCTGGAGCCTCCAAGAGTGGGAGGAGATAGAGGCCACATACTCTGTCTCCAATGTAT CAGGTTCCTATGACGGATCCACTTTATCTGACAATACCACAGGGTGGACTCTCTTCCCAGACACCAGATACTACAGG cCCAAGACTGTGAAGATTTCCTCTGGACGTCAGTTTGATATCCATCTGCAAGGCCTGCATGAACTGTGTTCCTGGGGTCATAGAGAAGGAATGCAGAAACTGAGGCATTTATACCAG ttCTTCAAGAGAGATATGGCTGTCCTTCAAGTTGAAAGTAATGACAAGACTTTCATAG ATCCAGGTCCCTCTGCCCTGTACTTTGGGGAGGATTGCATTGGAGTCAATCTTCTGACTGGTGTAGACAA aaaatGTATGGGCTGCCACTGTCTTCAAGCTGATATACCAGGACTGCTCTTCAACAAATGCTCATCT ATTGAGTCCCTGAGCTTCAAATCAGCAGCCAGCTCATTCCGCTCCGTGAATGATGATGACGCCGAGTCCATGAAGTCAGCCATTAGTGCAACAGGATCCCCAGT AGTGAATTTTGGTCTTTACAATGAAAATGATGTGCCAAATACCTTTGAGCTTGAAAAAGACAGTATAGACTTGTACTCAAATAATGAATTCATCCGACACCTGACTTTCAAAATACAACAACTAGACATTGACATTTCTAAAGATGAACCCATGGGGTCCATTGAGAATGCAGAAGATAGTACAACCATTGACAATGTGAAGAAGTTTGTTGAAAGCTGTGGGGATGGAAACAAAGAGAGGAGTCTGGATGACgttgaaaagtcagaaaaaggcAACGGTGCTATATCAGAAATGGTGGTGTCAACTTCCACTCTTCTTGGGGAAGACTTTGAGGAAAGAAGCAGTGGAACTTCTGATCATGAAGACTTTACATGTGAATGTGATCTCAGTGATGTAGAGACTGAAGGCATGAGAGATAGGCTACACACATTGACTGCTGAAAATGTAGGTCAGCTGGAGTATGAAAAAGAGGCAAAGAATGAAAAGGAGGCTGGAAGCATAAAGATTGCTCCTGAAATAGAGAAGACCTCTGTGTTAGCACAATCCATAAAAAATG aaTCCATGCTTGAAAGAGATTCAGAGGGCATGACCAGCTACTACttaatcag gCAAAACATTGAAAACCTGATTCCTGTTGACTTTGACTCACCAGAACAGGAATCCACCCTTTTTACTCCCAACGCAGACAATAATTCCCCAGATGCAGATAATTTGGCTTGTG GGTTTGGGATTTTACACATCATGACAAAGTATGCCAGTATCAAGCATGTGATATACTCTATTCTGATTGGTCGATCTGTAATCGTTGTGGGGACACCTGATTTGGAAGGAGAGGTCAAGAACATTGTTAATGCTCTGAAAATATTCCTAACCTCATATCACAg GAATCACAAAAGTTTTATTCCATGGACCAAATGTCTACCCAGTTTATATAAGATGACAGACCTAAAATTAGTTGGAGTTTGTCGCCCTGAAAGGAAACCATTTGACAGGTTCATTCCATCAGCAATCAAG aaactttGCACTGTTTTTGATGTTAAGAGAAGAGAGATTTTTTGTCCAGTTTATCAG GGCTATTATCTGTCTCTATTAGACAACAGAGTCAGGAATTACAAAATGGAGGAAATGTTAACGACCTTGATAAAATC GATAATGGTGGAGATATCCTCCAAGGCTTTCATTTACTTCCATTCCTTCTGTATTGGTCCTGCTGGAGTGGGAAGACA gGACTACAAATTCCTTCAACAGCAGAGCTCTTCGTTCCAAAGAAGGGTGTCAAATTTCATGGCCAAAATTGGTGTCCATGATTCGGATGCTCACATCATTGAG TTTTTATGCGAGACTATCAAACAACAGCTCATTCAGGACCACTTTCAAACCAGAGCCAGTGTGTCAC ACATGCCGGAAAGACCACTAGCTACTCATAATGACCTTTGTTGCCAAATGATGAAATGTTGA